In one Shinella zoogloeoides genomic region, the following are encoded:
- the trkA gene encoding Trk system potassium transporter TrkA — MKVIICGAGRVGYGIAERLSEEGNDVSVIDNQPSLIAAITETLDVSGVVGHGAHPEVLAKAGADQADMLIAVTLFDEINMVACQVAHSLFNVPTKIARIRSQNYLAPEYSDLFSRENLPIDVTISPEVEVGKMVLRRISFPGATDVVRFADDRIVMVAIECMEDCPVVETPLKQLSELFPDLSATVTGIFSNGKLFVPNSSDQLHSGDLAYVVCDKGHVRRTLALFGHEEQEAARIVIAGGGNIGYFVAKAIEDYQPKTRLKIIESDRERAVAVADKLRNAVVLHGSALDQKMLLQADIQDADLIVALTNNDQINILGSVMAKRLGCKQNLVLINDPAYEDFTKSLGIDAHINPRAVTISGILQHVRKGRIRSVYAVQKGSAEVIEAEALETSPLVGKPLREIELPPGIRIGAIYRDKAVIRPDGNTKIKAKDRVVLFAAAAAVRHVEQLFRVSIQYF; from the coding sequence ATGAAAGTCATCATCTGCGGCGCCGGACGCGTCGGTTACGGTATCGCAGAACGGCTCTCGGAAGAGGGCAACGACGTTTCGGTCATCGACAACCAGCCTTCGCTGATTGCCGCCATCACCGAGACGCTCGACGTCAGCGGCGTCGTCGGCCATGGCGCGCACCCCGAAGTGCTGGCGAAGGCCGGCGCCGACCAGGCGGACATGCTCATCGCCGTGACGCTGTTCGACGAGATCAACATGGTCGCCTGCCAGGTCGCCCATTCGCTGTTCAACGTGCCGACCAAGATCGCCCGCATCCGCTCGCAGAACTATCTGGCGCCGGAATATTCCGACCTGTTCTCCCGCGAGAACCTGCCGATCGACGTCACCATTTCGCCTGAGGTGGAGGTGGGCAAGATGGTGCTCAGGCGCATCTCCTTTCCCGGCGCGACCGACGTCGTGCGCTTTGCCGACGACCGCATCGTCATGGTCGCCATCGAATGCATGGAGGATTGCCCGGTCGTAGAGACGCCGCTGAAGCAGTTAAGCGAGCTTTTCCCCGATCTCAGCGCCACCGTCACGGGCATCTTCTCCAACGGCAAGCTCTTCGTGCCGAACTCCTCGGACCAGCTTCACTCCGGCGATCTCGCCTATGTGGTCTGCGACAAGGGGCATGTGCGACGCACGCTGGCATTGTTCGGCCACGAGGAGCAGGAGGCGGCGCGCATCGTCATCGCCGGCGGCGGCAATATCGGGTATTTCGTCGCCAAGGCCATCGAGGACTACCAGCCCAAGACCCGGCTGAAGATCATCGAGAGCGACCGCGAACGGGCCGTGGCGGTCGCCGACAAGCTGCGCAACGCCGTCGTCCTGCATGGCTCCGCGCTGGACCAGAAGATGCTCTTGCAGGCCGATATCCAGGACGCGGACCTCATCGTCGCGCTCACCAACAACGACCAGATCAACATTCTCGGCAGCGTGATGGCCAAGCGCCTCGGCTGCAAGCAGAACCTCGTCCTGATCAACGATCCGGCCTACGAGGATTTCACCAAGTCGCTCGGCATCGATGCGCATATCAACCCGCGCGCCGTCACGATCTCCGGCATCCTGCAACATGTGCGCAAGGGGCGCATCCGCTCGGTCTATGCGGTGCAGAAGGGCTCGGCCGAAGTGATCGAGGCCGAGGCGCTGGAAACCTCTCCGCTCGTCGGCAAGCCGCTGCGCGAGATCGAGCTGCCGCCCGGCATCCGCATCGGCGCGATCTATCGCGACAAGGCGGTGATCCGGCCGGACGGCAACACGAAGATCAAGGCGAAGGACCGGGTCGTGCTCTTTGCCGCCGCGGCCGCCGTGCGCCATGTCGAACAGCTCTTCCGCGTCAGCATCCAGTACTTCTAG
- a CDS encoding D-amino-acid transaminase — MPRFAYVNGRYVRHAEAAVSIEDRGFVFADAVYEVCQIQQGLIVDLTRHLDRLDRSLGEIRIRPPMPRAALVGIMREVLRRNRVVDGMVYLQVTRGRAKRDHVFPSPEVRASFVVTAKSMNPAVNAAKYAAGIKAITVAENRWGRVDIKTVGLLPNVLARQQAKEAGAQEAIFVDADGNVTEGGATNLWIVDKVGTLVTRPADHGILKGITRTTLMDVAEKLGIAVEERRFSVAEMLEAREVFVTGATTICLPVVSIDGHTIANGHPGMTAQKIREAFFAVAEKTAI; from the coding sequence ATGCCTCGCTTCGCCTATGTCAACGGTCGCTATGTCCGCCATGCCGAGGCTGCGGTCTCCATCGAGGACCGCGGTTTCGTCTTCGCGGACGCGGTCTACGAGGTCTGCCAGATCCAGCAGGGCCTGATCGTCGATCTGACACGCCATCTCGACCGCCTAGACCGCTCGCTCGGCGAAATCCGCATCCGCCCGCCGATGCCGCGCGCGGCGCTTGTGGGCATCATGCGCGAGGTGCTGCGCCGCAACCGCGTCGTCGATGGCATGGTCTATCTCCAGGTGACGCGGGGCAGGGCGAAGCGCGACCATGTGTTCCCGTCGCCGGAGGTAAGGGCATCCTTCGTCGTGACGGCGAAATCGATGAACCCTGCCGTGAACGCGGCGAAATATGCGGCGGGAATCAAGGCGATCACGGTCGCCGAGAACCGCTGGGGCCGGGTCGATATCAAGACCGTCGGCCTCCTGCCGAACGTGCTGGCCCGCCAGCAGGCGAAGGAGGCGGGCGCGCAGGAAGCGATCTTCGTCGACGCCGACGGCAACGTGACCGAGGGCGGCGCGACGAACCTGTGGATCGTCGACAAAGTGGGAACGCTTGTCACGCGCCCCGCCGACCACGGCATCCTCAAGGGCATCACCCGCACCACGCTGATGGATGTGGCGGAAAAACTGGGTATCGCGGTCGAGGAGCGGCGGTTCTCCGTGGCGGAGATGCTGGAAGCGCGGGAAGTTTTCGTCACCGGGGCGACGACGATCTGCCTGCCGGTGGTTTCCATCGACGGACACACGATCGCAAACGGCCATCCCGGCATGACCGCGCAGAAAATCCGGGAGGCCTTTTTCGCCGTTGCGGAGAAGACCGCGATTTGA
- the hfq gene encoding RNA chaperone Hfq, producing MAERSQNLQDLFLNTVRKQKISLTIFLINGVKLTGVVTSFDNFCVLLRRDGHSQLVYKHAISTIMPGQPLQMFETEESGS from the coding sequence ATGGCGGAACGTTCTCAGAACCTGCAGGATCTTTTCCTTAATACCGTTCGCAAGCAAAAGATTTCCCTGACGATCTTTCTCATCAACGGGGTCAAGCTGACCGGGGTTGTCACCTCCTTCGACAATTTCTGTGTGCTGCTCCGTCGCGACGGTCACTCGCAGCTCGTGTACAAGCACGCGATCTCGACCATCATGCCGGGCCAGCCGCTGCAGATGTTCGAGACCGAGGAAAGCGGCTCCTGA
- the hflX gene encoding GTPase HflX, translating to MRAVVIVPVLKVSRAKSDSTAASVRSDEARLEEAVGLARAIDLTIVHSAIVPVSQPKPGTLLGTGKIEEIKAALDENDAGLVIVDHPLTPVQQRNLEKEWAAKVIDRTGLILEIFGRRASTKEGTLQVELAHLNYQRGRLVRSWTHLERQRGGAGFMGGPGETQIEADRRLLQDKIVKLERELEQVRRTRQLHRSKRKKVPHPIVALVGYTNAGKSTLFNRITGAGVLAEDMLFATLDPTLRRMKLPQGRTVILSDTVGFISNLPTHLVAAFRATLEEVLEADLILHVRDMSDPDNGAQSTDVLRILADLGIDEKDGAERILEVWNKIDRLEPEARDALVQKAQTQPNVIAVSAISGEGIDRLLGEINQRLSGVLVDRDVVVPVMQLQLLPWIYDHSIIDSREDLEDGNVRLELRLTETEATELDRRLGNGAKRVVEDWER from the coding sequence ATGCGCGCCGTCGTCATCGTTCCGGTGTTGAAGGTGTCACGCGCGAAATCCGATTCGACGGCGGCGAGCGTCCGCTCGGACGAGGCGCGCCTGGAAGAGGCCGTCGGTCTCGCGCGCGCCATCGATCTCACCATCGTCCATTCGGCCATCGTGCCCGTCAGCCAGCCTAAGCCCGGTACGCTGCTCGGCACCGGCAAGATCGAGGAGATCAAGGCGGCGCTCGACGAGAACGATGCCGGCCTCGTCATCGTCGATCATCCGCTGACGCCGGTGCAGCAGCGCAACCTCGAGAAGGAGTGGGCCGCCAAGGTCATCGACCGGACGGGCCTCATTCTCGAAATCTTCGGCCGGCGCGCCTCCACCAAGGAAGGCACGCTGCAGGTCGAGCTTGCCCATCTCAACTACCAGCGCGGCCGCCTCGTCAGAAGCTGGACCCACCTTGAGCGTCAGCGCGGCGGTGCAGGCTTCATGGGTGGCCCCGGCGAAACGCAGATCGAAGCCGACCGCCGGCTGCTGCAGGACAAGATCGTCAAGCTGGAACGCGAGCTGGAGCAGGTGCGCCGCACGCGCCAGCTTCACCGTTCCAAGCGCAAGAAGGTGCCGCATCCGATCGTGGCGCTGGTCGGCTACACTAATGCCGGCAAGTCCACATTGTTCAACCGCATAACCGGGGCAGGGGTGCTGGCCGAGGACATGCTCTTCGCCACGCTCGATCCGACGCTGCGCCGCATGAAGCTGCCGCAGGGCCGCACCGTCATCCTCTCTGATACGGTGGGTTTCATCTCCAACCTGCCAACCCACCTCGTCGCCGCCTTCCGCGCGACGCTGGAAGAGGTGCTGGAAGCTGATCTCATCCTCCATGTGCGCGACATGTCCGACCCGGACAACGGTGCGCAATCTACGGACGTGCTGCGCATCCTCGCCGATCTCGGCATTGACGAGAAGGACGGTGCGGAACGCATCCTCGAAGTCTGGAACAAGATCGACCGGCTGGAGCCCGAGGCGCGCGACGCGCTGGTGCAGAAGGCGCAGACCCAGCCGAACGTCATCGCCGTTTCCGCGATTTCGGGCGAGGGCATCGATCGTCTGCTCGGCGAGATCAACCAGCGGCTTTCCGGCGTGCTGGTCGACCGCGACGTCGTCGTGCCGGTCATGCAGTTGCAGCTTCTGCCGTGGATCTACGACCACTCGATCATCGATTCCCGCGAAGACCTCGAAGACGGCAATGTGCGGCTGGAACTGCGGCTGACGGAAACCGAAGCCACCGAACTCGACCGCCGGCTTGGCAACGGGGCGAAGCGGGTCGTCGAGGATTGGGAGCGCTGA
- the mazG gene encoding nucleoside triphosphate pyrophosphohydrolase, translating into MQPSRDIERLIEIMAALRQPQTGCPWDVVQTFETIKPYTIEEAYEVADAIERNDMDDLCEELGDLLLQVVFHARMAEEQGEFDFGSVVEAVTRKMIRRHPHVFARSDVDTPAAVKLQWDEIKQAEKRERKERRARRGLPEDPLTGYLGSVQRSFPALVEALKLQERAAKVGFDWSEPAPILDKIEEEIGELREALRNDDKRAVADELGDLIFALVNIGRHVGADPEMALRGTNTKFRSRFSHIEDSLSANGESLEGATLERMEELWQAAKRIERSLGNVTSNT; encoded by the coding sequence ATGCAGCCGAGCCGCGACATCGAACGCCTCATCGAAATCATGGCGGCCCTGCGCCAGCCGCAGACCGGCTGCCCCTGGGACGTGGTCCAGACCTTCGAGACGATCAAGCCCTACACGATCGAGGAGGCCTACGAGGTCGCCGACGCGATCGAGCGGAACGACATGGACGACCTCTGCGAGGAACTGGGCGATCTCCTGCTCCAGGTCGTGTTCCATGCCCGCATGGCGGAGGAGCAAGGCGAATTCGATTTCGGCAGCGTCGTAGAGGCCGTCACGCGAAAGATGATCCGCCGCCATCCGCATGTCTTCGCCCGTTCGGACGTGGACACGCCCGCAGCGGTGAAGCTGCAATGGGACGAGATCAAGCAGGCGGAAAAGCGCGAGCGCAAGGAGCGCCGGGCCAGACGCGGCCTGCCGGAGGATCCGCTCACCGGCTATCTCGGCTCCGTGCAGCGCTCCTTCCCGGCGCTCGTCGAAGCGCTGAAGCTTCAGGAACGCGCGGCCAAGGTCGGCTTCGACTGGTCCGAGCCCGCGCCGATCCTCGACAAGATCGAGGAGGAGATCGGCGAATTGCGCGAGGCGCTGCGCAACGACGACAAACGCGCCGTTGCCGACGAACTTGGTGACCTGATCTTTGCGCTGGTCAATATCGGCCGCCATGTCGGTGCCGATCCGGAAATGGCGTTGCGCGGCACGAACACCAAGTTCCGCAGCCGCTTTTCCCACATAGAGGACAGCCTTTCGGCCAATGGCGAAAGCCTCGAAGGGGCGACGCTGGAGCGCATGGAAGAGCTTTGGCAGGCGGCCAAGAGGATCGAGCGCAGCTTGGGTAACGTTACGTCAAATACGTAA
- the cysG gene encoding siroheme synthase CysG, with the protein MTEAQQKLSTFPAFFRTSGRTVVVVGEGDEAFAKARLLFNTDARIVVLAEEPESDFARFIADKGLVLVRAPFSRDAIADATLVFAATGDPAADRAISTAARDLGIPVNAVDQPDYCDFFTPALVNRAPVAVAIGTEGAGPVLAQMIRAQVDQMLSPSLGRLASLANGYRAAVDRVLPRGVTRRVFWRRFFQGAVADAVNNGDIEQARRAANALLNAQGKAAGHVWLVGAGPGAEDLLTLRAQRVMMEADVIVFDALVPQAIVDMGRRDAERLSVGKRKGCHSKSQEEINDLLVGLGKSGKRVVRLKSGDPLVYGRAGEEMAALRQAGVTYEIVPGITSAFAAAADFELPLTLRGVASSLVFTTGHDLTGAVLPDWARLAISGATVAVYMGRTVAASVAARLMDAGLPAETTVAVVENASRREKRLLHGTLKDLPGLEYRDELAGPVMVIIGDAVAGANFEHSAPLAARELVRSKAALGA; encoded by the coding sequence ATGACCGAAGCACAGCAAAAGCTTTCGACATTCCCGGCGTTCTTTCGCACCAGCGGCAGGACGGTCGTTGTCGTGGGCGAGGGCGACGAGGCCTTTGCCAAGGCCCGGCTGCTCTTCAATACGGATGCCCGGATCGTCGTCCTGGCCGAAGAGCCGGAAAGCGATTTCGCCCGCTTCATCGCCGACAAGGGCCTCGTTCTCGTTCGCGCGCCCTTTTCAAGGGATGCCATCGCGGATGCGACGCTCGTCTTCGCGGCAACGGGCGACCCGGCCGCCGACCGGGCCATCTCGACCGCCGCGCGCGACCTCGGCATCCCGGTCAATGCCGTCGACCAGCCCGATTATTGCGATTTCTTCACGCCGGCCCTCGTCAACCGCGCGCCCGTCGCCGTCGCGATCGGCACGGAAGGGGCGGGCCCCGTCCTCGCCCAGATGATCCGCGCGCAGGTCGACCAGATGCTTTCCCCGTCGCTCGGCCGGCTGGCCAGCCTTGCCAACGGCTACCGCGCGGCCGTCGACCGTGTGTTGCCGCGCGGCGTGACGCGCCGTGTCTTCTGGCGCCGGTTCTTCCAGGGCGCCGTCGCCGATGCCGTCAATAATGGCGATATCGAGCAGGCTCGCCGCGCCGCCAACGCGCTTTTGAACGCGCAGGGCAAGGCCGCGGGCCATGTCTGGCTCGTCGGCGCCGGCCCCGGCGCGGAAGACCTGCTGACGCTGCGCGCGCAGCGCGTCATGATGGAAGCCGACGTCATCGTCTTCGACGCGCTCGTGCCGCAGGCCATCGTCGACATGGGCCGCCGCGATGCAGAGCGCCTTTCGGTCGGCAAGCGCAAGGGTTGCCATTCCAAGTCGCAGGAAGAGATCAACGACCTGCTGGTCGGGCTCGGCAAGTCGGGAAAACGCGTCGTGCGCCTGAAATCCGGCGATCCGCTCGTCTATGGCCGCGCCGGCGAGGAAATGGCCGCGCTCCGCCAGGCTGGCGTCACCTACGAGATCGTGCCCGGCATCACGTCCGCCTTCGCCGCCGCCGCCGATTTCGAGCTGCCGCTGACGCTGCGCGGTGTCGCTTCCTCGCTCGTCTTCACCACCGGCCACGACCTCACCGGCGCCGTCCTGCCGGATTGGGCGCGGCTTGCGATCTCCGGCGCCACCGTCGCCGTCTATATGGGCCGCACCGTGGCCGCCTCCGTCGCCGCTCGGCTGATGGATGCGGGCCTGCCGGCCGAGACGACCGTCGCCGTCGTCGAAAATGCCAGCCGCCGCGAAAAGCGGCTACTGCACGGCACGCTCAAGGACCTGCCGGGCCTCGAATATCGCGACGAACTCGCCGGCCCGGTCATGGTGATCATCGGCGATGCCGTCGCTGGCGCCAATTTCGAACATTCCGCACCGCTTGCCGCGCGCGAGCTCGTGCGCAGCAAAGCAGCATTGGGAGCATGA
- a CDS encoding DUF2849 domain-containing protein, producing the protein MADKVLTANRLSDGVSVWLDAAGNWNERLQAAFVARHKEAVEALEATGKQAYADNKVVDVNVVDIEEVDGVLRPLRMRERIRAEGPTIAYAAGYAGLIATAAPAA; encoded by the coding sequence ATGGCCGACAAGGTTCTGACAGCCAACCGCCTTTCCGACGGTGTCTCCGTCTGGCTGGATGCCGCCGGCAACTGGAACGAGCGGCTCCAGGCTGCTTTCGTCGCCCGCCACAAGGAGGCCGTCGAGGCGTTGGAAGCGACGGGCAAGCAGGCCTATGCCGACAACAAGGTGGTTGACGTCAACGTCGTCGATATCGAAGAGGTCGATGGCGTATTGAGGCCGCTGCGCATGCGCGAGCGCATCCGCGCCGAAGGCCCCACCATCGCCTATGCCGCCGGTTATGCCGGCTTGATCGCGACGGCCGCGCCGGCCGCCTGA
- a CDS encoding nitrite/sulfite reductase codes for MYRYDEFDHAFVSGRVEQFRDQVGRRLSGELAEDAFKPLRLMNGVYLQLHAYMLRVAIPYGTLNARQMRMLAYIARKYDRGYGHFTTRQNIQYNWPKLSELPDALADLATVEMHALQTSGNCIRNVTADHFAGAAADEVADPRPYAEILRQWSSVHPEFSFLPRKFKIAVTGAERDRAAIQVHDIGLHLKRGEKGEIGFAVYVGGGQGRTPLIAKKIRDFLPEEDLLSYTTAIMRVYNLHGRRDNKYKARIKILVHEMGAEELSRQVEAEFAELRDTELKLPEKDVAAISAYFAPPELAPRAEGWANLAQWKKADPDFARWVQQNVAPHKHPDYGMVTISLKPIGGIPGDATDGQMEAVADIAEEYAFDEIRVSHEQNLILPHVALADLEPVYRGLVAAGLATANAGLITDIIACPGLDYCALANARSIPVAQEISTRFGSPERQAEIGELKIKISGCINACGHHHVGHIGLLGVEKKGEELYQITLGGSGDEHTSIGEIIGRGFEPEKVTDAIEVIVDTYLGLRLDPSETFLVAYRRVGPQPFKDALYGDKTAAAA; via the coding sequence ATGTACCGCTACGACGAATTCGATCACGCCTTTGTCTCCGGCCGCGTGGAACAGTTCCGCGATCAGGTCGGTCGCCGCCTGTCGGGCGAGCTGGCAGAGGATGCCTTCAAGCCGCTGCGCCTGATGAACGGCGTCTACCTGCAACTCCATGCCTATATGCTGCGCGTCGCCATTCCCTACGGCACGCTGAACGCGCGCCAGATGCGCATGCTGGCGTACATCGCCCGCAAATACGACCGTGGCTACGGCCATTTCACCACGCGCCAGAACATCCAGTACAACTGGCCGAAGCTCTCCGAGCTGCCGGATGCGCTGGCCGATCTCGCGACGGTCGAGATGCATGCGCTGCAGACCTCGGGCAACTGCATTCGCAACGTGACGGCGGATCATTTCGCCGGCGCTGCGGCCGATGAGGTCGCCGATCCCAGGCCCTATGCGGAAATCCTGCGCCAGTGGTCCTCCGTCCATCCGGAATTCTCCTTCCTGCCGCGCAAGTTCAAGATCGCCGTCACCGGTGCGGAGCGTGACCGCGCGGCCATCCAGGTGCACGATATCGGCCTGCACCTGAAGCGGGGCGAGAAGGGCGAGATCGGCTTTGCCGTCTATGTCGGCGGCGGGCAGGGCCGCACGCCGCTGATCGCCAAGAAGATCCGCGACTTCCTGCCGGAGGAAGATCTCCTGTCCTACACGACGGCGATCATGCGCGTGTACAACCTGCACGGCCGGCGCGACAACAAGTACAAGGCGCGCATCAAGATTCTCGTGCATGAAATGGGCGCGGAGGAGCTGTCGCGGCAGGTCGAGGCCGAGTTCGCAGAACTCAGGGACACCGAACTGAAACTGCCGGAAAAGGATGTCGCCGCCATCTCCGCCTATTTCGCGCCGCCGGAGCTTGCCCCCCGCGCCGAGGGCTGGGCCAACCTTGCGCAATGGAAGAAGGCCGACCCGGACTTCGCCCGCTGGGTGCAGCAGAACGTTGCGCCGCACAAGCATCCCGACTACGGCATGGTGACGATCTCGCTGAAGCCGATCGGCGGCATTCCCGGCGATGCGACCGACGGACAGATGGAGGCCGTCGCCGACATCGCGGAAGAATATGCCTTCGACGAAATCCGCGTCAGTCACGAGCAGAACCTGATCCTGCCGCATGTCGCGCTGGCCGATCTCGAACCCGTCTATCGCGGTCTCGTGGCCGCGGGGCTTGCGACCGCCAATGCCGGGCTCATCACTGATATCATCGCCTGTCCCGGGCTGGACTACTGCGCGCTGGCCAACGCCCGCTCGATCCCGGTCGCGCAGGAGATTTCCACGCGCTTCGGCTCGCCGGAGCGTCAGGCTGAGATCGGTGAGCTGAAGATTAAGATCTCCGGCTGCATCAATGCCTGCGGCCATCACCATGTCGGTCATATCGGTCTGCTCGGCGTCGAGAAGAAGGGCGAGGAACTCTACCAGATCACGCTCGGCGGCTCGGGTGACGAGCACACGTCGATCGGCGAGATCATCGGCCGCGGCTTCGAGCCGGAGAAGGTGACGGATGCCATCGAGGTCATCGTCGACACCTATCTCGGCCTTCGCCTCGATCCCTCGGAAACCTTCCTTGTCGCCTATCGTCGCGTCGGGCCGCAGCCTTTCAAGGACGCACTCTACGGCGACAAGACGGCAGCGGCGGCCTGA
- a CDS encoding DUF934 domain-containing protein codes for MTKIWNESGFVADDPWIIETEETKAGSNEKALLGLGDFLAKVSETDETGLGVVINPADDVRKLEGHLDRLALVAVAFPAFSDGRAFSHASLLRSRLGFTGEVRAVGDVLIDQIPLMLRCGIDSFSVSNATALKRLAENRLPGIDNHYQPTARPSQDVGSYSWRRRA; via the coding sequence ATGACGAAAATCTGGAACGAATCCGGCTTCGTGGCCGACGATCCCTGGATCATCGAGACGGAAGAAACCAAGGCGGGCTCGAACGAGAAGGCGCTGCTCGGCCTCGGGGATTTTCTGGCGAAGGTTTCCGAGACGGACGAGACGGGCCTCGGCGTGGTGATCAATCCGGCTGATGACGTGCGCAAGCTGGAGGGGCATCTCGACCGGCTGGCACTGGTCGCCGTCGCTTTCCCGGCCTTCAGCGATGGCCGCGCTTTCAGCCATGCTTCCCTGCTGCGCTCGCGCCTCGGCTTTACGGGCGAGGTGAGGGCGGTCGGTGACGTTTTGATCGACCAGATTCCGCTGATGCTGCGCTGTGGCATCGACAGCTTCTCCGTCAGCAATGCGACCGCGCTGAAGCGCCTTGCCGAAAACCGCCTGCCGGGCATCGACAATCACTACCAGCCGACCGCGCGTCCCTCGCAGGATGTCGGCTCCTATAGCTGGCGCCGCCGGGCCTGA
- a CDS encoding ferredoxin--NADP reductase, with the protein MNAPAKTEDFVPAIPAGVFAETVTSVQHYTDHLFRFRMTRPESFRFRSGEFAMIGLMVGEKPVYRAYSIASPAWDEELEFFSIKVPDGPLTSHLQQIKPGDTVLMRKKPTGTLVLDALTPGKRLYMFSTGTGIAPFASLIRDPETYEKFDEVILTHTCRQVAELKYGFDLIEEIRNHEFLAEVVGNKLRHYATVTREDYPFQGRITDLISSGKMFADLGVPHFDPAIDRGMICGSAAMLKETKALLEQAGLTEGANNKPGEFVIERAFVD; encoded by the coding sequence ATGAACGCACCTGCCAAGACCGAAGATTTCGTTCCCGCCATTCCCGCCGGCGTTTTCGCCGAGACGGTGACGAGCGTGCAGCATTATACGGATCACCTGTTCCGCTTCCGCATGACGCGCCCGGAAAGCTTCCGCTTCCGCTCCGGCGAATTCGCGATGATCGGCCTGATGGTAGGCGAGAAGCCGGTTTACCGAGCCTATTCGATCGCAAGCCCCGCCTGGGACGAAGAACTGGAATTTTTCTCGATCAAGGTGCCGGACGGCCCGCTGACCTCGCATCTCCAGCAGATCAAGCCGGGCGATACCGTGCTGATGCGCAAGAAGCCGACCGGTACGCTCGTTCTCGACGCGCTGACGCCCGGCAAGCGGCTCTACATGTTCTCGACCGGCACCGGCATCGCGCCCTTCGCAAGCCTCATCCGCGATCCGGAAACCTACGAGAAGTTCGACGAAGTCATCCTGACGCACACCTGCCGCCAGGTCGCCGAGCTGAAATACGGCTTCGACCTCATCGAGGAAATCCGCAACCACGAATTCCTGGCGGAAGTCGTCGGCAACAAGCTGCGCCACTATGCGACGGTGACCCGCGAGGACTATCCGTTCCAGGGCCGCATCACCGACCTCATTTCCAGCGGCAAGATGTTCGCCGACCTCGGCGTGCCGCATTTCGATCCGGCGATCGACCGCGGCATGATCTGCGGCTCTGCCGCGATGCTAAAGGAAACCAAGGCCCTGCTGGAACAGGCGGGCCTTACCGAGGGCGCCAACAACAAGCCCGGCGAGTTCGTCATCGAGCGCGCCTTTGTCGACTGA
- a CDS encoding GntR family transcriptional regulator: MTETAASQAHLAYLALEGLIVTLRLKPGSLVTEKQLIDLAGHGRTPVREAIQKLEWQGLIAVRPRAGLQISAIRPEDHAEVMATRRQLEPLAADLVARHAGDEHRERLVACAQTMTACSIRSDMEGFLAADKAFDEIIEEACPNRFLTAALAPLQTHARRLWFARADNRHMDRSVDLHVKVIRAIRNADGAAAAAAMTDLLDYLSN, encoded by the coding sequence ATGACGGAAACCGCGGCGTCGCAAGCTCACCTCGCCTATCTCGCCCTCGAAGGATTGATCGTGACGCTCCGGCTGAAGCCGGGTTCGCTCGTCACGGAAAAGCAGCTCATCGATCTAGCGGGTCACGGCCGCACGCCGGTGCGCGAGGCGATCCAGAAGCTGGAATGGCAGGGACTGATCGCCGTGCGTCCGCGCGCCGGCCTGCAGATTTCGGCGATCCGGCCGGAAGATCATGCCGAGGTCATGGCGACGCGTCGGCAGCTCGAACCGCTCGCCGCAGACCTCGTCGCGCGCCATGCCGGAGACGAGCACAGGGAGCGGCTGGTCGCCTGCGCGCAGACGATGACCGCCTGTTCGATCCGCTCCGACATGGAAGGGTTCCTCGCCGCCGACAAGGCCTTCGACGAGATCATCGAGGAAGCCTGCCCCAACCGTTTCCTGACGGCCGCCCTCGCCCCCTTGCAGACCCATGCGCGCCGGCTCTGGTTCGCCCGCGCCGACAACCGGCATATGGACCGTTCGGTGGACCTCCATGTGAAGGTCATACGCGCGATCCGCAACGCCGACGGAGCGGCCGCTGCCGCCGCCATGACGGACCTGCTCGATTACCTGTCGAACTGA